The genomic interval TTGCCGCCGACCGCGAAGACATAGCGGCCAAAGCGCGTGAAGTTGAGCACGAAGGTGGCCACGATCGCGACGACGAGAAACACCAGGGTTGCGACCGGAACCGTGTTGTTGAAGAGCCGATCGCCCAGCACCGAGAAGATCGGTGGCGCAAGACCCGGACCGTTGCCGTAGGAGATGTTGATGTACTGGTTGTTGGAGATCACCAGCGCCATGCCGCGCGCGACCTGCAGGCCCGCCAGCGTCACGATGAAAGCCTCGAGGCGGAAGCGGGTCGAGATCGCACCTTGCGTGCAACCGAACAGGGCGCCGCAGGTCATCACGAACAGCAGGGTCGGAACCAGTCCCCAGCCCCAGGTCGTCATGATCGTGGCGGTAAGCACGCTGCACAGGCTGAGCAGCGCGCCGACCGACAGATCGATCCCAGCGGTGATGATGACGAAGGTCATGCCGACGGCGATGATGCCGGTCTCGGAAATCGCCCGTACGATGTTCGCGATGTTGTCCGGCGCCAGGAACAGGATGGAGCCGTGCCGCCGCGGCGAGAAGATGATGCCGCCGATCACAACGAAGATGAGGCCGATGACGCTCTGAAAGCGGACCGCGATGGCGAAGAAATCGAGACGGCGTGCCGGCGCGCCCGGCACGGCCGTGGACTTCACGAGCGTTGCGGCGTCATTCATCGCTGTCATCCTCACTGGATTCGGCGACCGCAAGGATGTCGTCCTCCGCGGCGCCGGCGGGAAACTCGGCAACCGTACGCCCGCCCCTCAGCACGACGATGCGATCGCAGAGGCCGATCAGCTCCGGCATTTCGCTGGAGGCGACGAGAATGCCGACGCCCTGCGCGGCGAGCTCGCGGATCCTGGCGTAGATCTCGCCCTTCGCGCCGACATCCACGCCGCGCGTCGGCTCGTCGAGCAGAAGCAGGCGCGGCTCGCCAAGCACCTCCTTGGCGAGTGCGACCTTCTGCTGGTTGCCTCCGGAGAGGGCGCCGACCGCGAGCTCCGGGCGCGGCGGCCGCACGTCGAATGACTTGATCGCCTGACGGGCGAGCCTGCCCTGGCGCGCTTGCGACATCAGGAAGAACGGCGACACGCGCCGCAGCACCGAGGCGACGAGGTTGCGTTC from Bradyrhizobium arachidis carries:
- a CDS encoding ABC transporter permease → MNDAATLVKSTAVPGAPARRLDFFAIAVRFQSVIGLIFVVIGGIIFSPRRHGSILFLAPDNIANIVRAISETGIIAVGMTFVIITAGIDLSVGALLSLCSVLTATIMTTWGWGLVPTLLFVMTCGALFGCTQGAISTRFRLEAFIVTLAGLQVARGMALVISNNQYINISYGNGPGLAPPIFSVLGDRLFNNTVPVATLVFLVVAIVATFVLNFTRFGRYVFAVGGNERAARLSGVPVTLVKISVYAITGLVSAIAGIVHAGQFNFGSANDGTGYELTAIAAVVIGGTSLFGGAGSMIGTIAGAIMLGALANILQLNNINAALQLLATGAIIVVAAVLQSLVRRREGLGR